A region from the Sulfolobales archaeon genome encodes:
- a CDS encoding M20/M25/M40 family metallo-hydrolase — MDARYIAETIAREKEHWIEFLRSIVNIDSSTDYKEGVDSVGSIIAEELRSLKFDINMIKNDIYGNHILACRNRGSKPSILFVGHMDTVYPRGTVKHRPFTIKDNIAYGPGVLDMKGGIMVMLSALDALKNIDSRFYKNASICIFLNSDEEILSPSSADKIDEEAKQADLAVVFEPARPGGGYVRRRWSVARVKITVQGMSAHAGWISPRRETSAVHELVNKLSTILSNIKSKDRVLVNIGIIRGGERFNVVAPYAEAELSIRAPTKEEVEGIIREISPVVGKASTEEVNSSLKVITLWPPLLDTERNRNAFRYFQKAANELGKEIFVVDSGGGSDGNHISQYTAVVDGAGAYGENPHSPLEYIDIDRTFERAAIAARALELFYKEYISHESTHGGD; from the coding sequence ATGGATGCTCGGTATATAGCTGAGACTATAGCACGAGAAAAAGAACATTGGATCGAATTTCTACGCAGTATAGTTAATATTGACAGCAGCACAGATTACAAAGAAGGAGTAGATAGTGTAGGATCCATCATAGCTGAGGAGTTAAGGAGCCTTAAATTCGATATAAATATGATCAAAAATGATATATACGGAAATCATATACTCGCATGTAGGAACAGAGGTTCAAAACCAAGCATACTATTTGTAGGACATATGGATACAGTATACCCTAGGGGAACTGTTAAACATAGACCATTCACTATTAAAGATAACATAGCTTATGGGCCCGGTGTTCTCGATATGAAGGGAGGTATAATGGTTATGCTTTCAGCGCTAGATGCATTAAAAAACATAGATTCAAGATTTTATAAAAATGCATCAATATGTATTTTCCTAAATAGCGATGAGGAAATACTATCACCATCTTCAGCAGATAAGATCGATGAAGAGGCTAAACAAGCGGATCTGGCGGTTGTGTTCGAACCAGCCAGGCCTGGGGGAGGGTATGTGAGGAGAAGATGGTCTGTTGCTAGGGTGAAGATTACTGTACAAGGCATGTCAGCACATGCCGGATGGATATCACCTAGAAGGGAAACAAGCGCTGTGCATGAGTTAGTTAACAAGCTATCCACAATATTAAGTAACATAAAAAGCAAAGATCGTGTTCTCGTTAATATAGGTATTATAAGAGGAGGAGAGAGATTTAATGTCGTAGCACCATATGCAGAGGCTGAGTTAAGTATAAGGGCGCCTACTAAGGAAGAGGTGGAGGGGATCATAAGAGAGATAAGCCCCGTCGTGGGGAAAGCATCTACCGAGGAGGTTAACAGCTCTTTAAAAGTTATAACTCTGTGGCCACCTCTTCTAGATACAGAGAGAAATAGAAATGCTTTTAGGTACTTCCAGAAAGCTGCAAATGAGCTGGGGAAAGAGATCTTTGTGGTTGACAGCGGCGGCGGATCTGATGGAAACCATATATCACAATATACCGCTGTGGTTGATGGTGCTGGTGCATATGGTGAGAATCCACATAGTCCGCTTGAGTATATAGATATAGATAGGACATTTGAAAGAGCAGCTATAGCAGCTAGGGCCCTCGAACTATTCTATAAGGAATATATATCTCACGAATCAACACATGGTGGTGATTAA
- a CDS encoding polysaccharide deacetylase produces the protein MYWVNLSFDFDAYSLWIARGLTNYTNLSRGEFASIGVKRVLKLLREYNIKATFFIPGHTAEHFPEDVGMIRDEGHEIGHHGYIHEPPETINNPEGERRVIELGIDALKRVANVIPRGYRSPSWALTRYTLSILEDLGFIYDSSLMGNDYMPYRPHLYVYVEEGGKIVKGPLSRLIEIPIHWSLDDYPHFEYVRSPNYILQGLRSVSDVLENWTLDFEYMVRNIDEGVITYTFHPEVIGRGHRMIFLERLIKYIVDHPRHREIEFKTLEEIAKAYRRRFNID, from the coding sequence ATGTACTGGGTGAACCTATCCTTCGACTTTGATGCATACTCCCTCTGGATAGCTAGGGGGCTCACAAACTATACAAATCTATCTAGAGGGGAGTTCGCCTCAATAGGCGTTAAAAGGGTTCTAAAACTGCTTAGAGAATATAATATAAAGGCAACCTTCTTCATACCAGGCCACACAGCAGAGCACTTCCCCGAGGATGTAGGTATGATCAGGGATGAGGGACATGAGATAGGGCATCATGGCTATATCCATGAACCACCAGAAACGATAAACAATCCAGAGGGGGAGAGAAGGGTTATCGAGCTGGGGATAGATGCTCTTAAAAGGGTGGCTAACGTGATTCCAAGAGGATATAGATCTCCTTCATGGGCTCTTACAAGATATACACTCTCAATCCTTGAGGATCTTGGTTTTATCTATGACTCAAGCCTAATGGGAAATGATTACATGCCCTATAGACCTCACCTATACGTCTATGTGGAAGAAGGAGGGAAGATCGTGAAGGGCCCACTCTCGAGGCTCATAGAGATCCCCATCCACTGGAGCCTAGATGACTATCCACATTTCGAATACGTTAGATCCCCTAACTACATCTTACAAGGCCTTAGATCTGTAAGCGATGTTCTCGAAAACTGGACATTAGATTTTGAATATATGGTTAGAAATATAGATGAAGGGGTCATAACCTATACATTCCACCCAGAGGTCATAGGAAGGGGGCATAGAATGATATTTCTAGAGAGGCTGATAAAATACATAGTGGATCATCCAAGGCATAGGGAAATAGAGTTCAAAACGCTTGAAGAGATAGCAAAGGCCTATAGGAGGAGATTTAACATAGACTAA
- a CDS encoding SDR family oxidoreductase: MERNIANVPVAIITGGSRGIGRASAIKFAKAGYYVYVLDIISSDVCQEIKKSGGLCEYIKCDVSLEKDVAEAINYIYSKHGRIDVLVNNAGLLIIKPVEETTWEDFRKLVDINLGGVFLLVKHVAPIMKKQRHGVIINVASTAAHRGIPYHSIYSATKGGIISMTRALAVELGLYGIRVISISPSSVDTYMLRQEAAVAGVSYEEFKKERAAWTALGRIAYPEEIAEVIFFLASSSASYITGVDILVDGGRTAK; encoded by the coding sequence GTGGAGCGTAATATCGCTAATGTGCCAGTGGCTATAATTACTGGTGGAAGTAGGGGGATTGGAAGAGCCTCTGCTATAAAATTTGCAAAAGCCGGATACTATGTCTATGTTTTAGACATCATTTCAAGCGATGTTTGTCAAGAGATTAAGAAGAGTGGGGGTCTCTGTGAGTATATAAAATGTGATGTATCCTTAGAGAAGGATGTTGCAGAAGCTATAAACTATATATATAGTAAGCATGGAAGAATAGATGTTCTAGTTAATAACGCAGGACTTTTGATAATAAAGCCTGTAGAAGAGACTACATGGGAGGATTTTAGAAAATTAGTAGACATAAACCTCGGAGGTGTTTTCCTATTAGTGAAGCATGTTGCACCTATTATGAAGAAGCAAAGGCATGGAGTTATAATTAATGTTGCATCTACAGCGGCGCATAGAGGTATTCCGTATCATTCTATCTACAGTGCTACAAAAGGGGGTATTATATCTATGACAAGGGCCTTAGCCGTGGAACTCGGGTTATATGGTATAAGGGTTATCTCTATCAGCCCAAGCTCTGTAGATACGTATATGCTACGGCAGGAGGCGGCTGTTGCGGGTGTTAGCTACGAGGAATTTAAGAAAGAGAGAGCTGCATGGACCGCTTTAGGCAGAATCGCTTATCCAGAGGAAATAGCAGAGGTGATATTCTTTCTAGCTTCCTCAAGTGCCTCATATATAACAGGTGTCGATATACTAGTAGATGGGGGAAGAACTGCTAAATAA
- a CDS encoding ABC transporter substrate-binding protein: MPGKRIKGSGVLYISISMLFVIAMAMMPQTYSQAQGALAPISCPRIGGTLVVIHWGDPKSFNPDSQVDDALFAIASQIYNKLVDLDVNYNVIPELASSWEVAPNGSTFIFHLVKNVRWHDGYPFTSADVKYTLEAIKKYKGVMYGFLKMDKLVSVDTPDNYTVIVRYSEPFPAFLGFLAWYGTFILPEHIFNKTEYKDWMDPSIPALTKPVGTGPFRFVEYVKGDHVTLEANPDYFKGRPCIDRVVFKIVPDATSALQSFLAGEGDWLTNPPPPSEIPRINSTPGLIVNIRPVPSRWYIAFNLLNPLLSDIRIRLAIAYAINTSEIVEKALNGYGYPARGMYTPVISWAFNPNASLPSYDPAKAEALLDELGFKKGPDGFRYTPNGSRLVLRFTIFQGAQTEAIAAVIKEQLKRVGIDVKIEEYEIAAWENKVVKQRDYDLAMLDGFQGPDPDNMRSRFGPGAYLNMANYSNPEFGRLLDQAASEPDPAKRAQLYWKAQEIMAKDLPYLPIVDLVAFFIYRTEWHGFYWQLPGVAGLNVLERVWWDKGRPAVTSPQTTSPAQATTTIIATMTQAISSPTSVISPGGVATTSPPAQFGGVSIGVIIAVIAVILVAVLAALLFRRRGGASGTS; this comes from the coding sequence ATGCCAGGGAAGAGAATAAAAGGATCGGGGGTGCTATATATATCAATATCCATGTTATTCGTCATAGCCATGGCTATGATGCCTCAGACATACTCCCAGGCCCAGGGGGCTTTAGCTCCTATCTCATGCCCTAGGATAGGGGGTACTCTTGTGGTGATTCACTGGGGCGATCCTAAGAGCTTTAATCCAGATTCACAGGTTGACGATGCTCTCTTTGCTATAGCCTCCCAGATATATAATAAGCTAGTAGATCTAGATGTAAATTATAATGTGATCCCTGAGCTAGCATCATCGTGGGAGGTAGCGCCAAACGGAAGTACATTCATATTCCACCTTGTTAAAAATGTTAGATGGCATGATGGCTATCCATTTACATCTGCCGATGTTAAGTACACGCTAGAGGCGATTAAAAAGTATAAGGGCGTTATGTATGGTTTTCTCAAGATGGATAAGCTGGTCTCTGTAGACACGCCTGACAACTATACCGTGATTGTTAGATATTCAGAGCCATTCCCAGCATTCCTAGGCTTCCTAGCATGGTATGGCACATTTATATTACCAGAGCATATCTTCAATAAAACTGAATATAAAGACTGGATGGATCCATCAATCCCCGCTCTAACCAAGCCAGTTGGGACGGGGCCCTTCAGATTCGTGGAATACGTGAAAGGGGACCACGTTACGCTCGAGGCAAATCCAGATTACTTCAAAGGTAGGCCGTGCATCGACAGAGTGGTATTCAAAATAGTACCAGATGCTACTTCAGCCCTTCAGAGCTTTCTAGCCGGAGAGGGGGATTGGTTGACCAACCCACCTCCACCCTCTGAGATTCCGAGGATAAACTCTACCCCAGGACTGATAGTTAATATAAGGCCTGTGCCAAGTAGGTGGTATATAGCGTTTAACCTCCTTAACCCGCTCCTCTCAGATATAAGGATAAGGCTTGCTATAGCATATGCTATAAATACCTCGGAGATAGTTGAGAAAGCCCTCAATGGATATGGCTATCCCGCTAGAGGGATGTATACACCTGTGATAAGCTGGGCTTTCAACCCAAATGCGTCACTGCCAAGCTATGATCCCGCTAAAGCTGAGGCCCTTTTAGACGAGCTTGGCTTTAAGAAAGGACCCGATGGTTTTAGATACACCCCAAACGGCTCTAGGCTCGTCCTCAGATTCACAATATTCCAGGGGGCCCAGACTGAGGCTATAGCTGCTGTTATAAAGGAGCAGCTTAAGAGAGTCGGTATAGATGTTAAGATCGAAGAGTATGAGATAGCTGCTTGGGAGAACAAAGTTGTTAAGCAGAGGGACTACGATCTAGCAATGCTAGATGGCTTCCAAGGCCCTGACCCTGATAACATGAGATCTAGGTTCGGGCCTGGAGCATATCTCAATATGGCTAACTACTCGAATCCCGAGTTTGGAAGGCTACTAGATCAAGCGGCATCCGAGCCTGACCCGGCGAAGAGGGCTCAGCTATATTGGAAAGCCCAGGAGATCATGGCTAAAGATCTGCCATATCTACCGATAGTAGATCTAGTGGCCTTCTTTATCTACAGAACAGAGTGGCATGGATTCTACTGGCAACTCCCAGGAGTAGCGGGCCTAAATGTTTTGGAAAGGGTTTGGTGGGATAAGGGGAGACCCGCTGTGACATCGCCACAGACAACAAGCCCTGCTCAGGCGACAACAACTATAATAGCTACAATGACACAGGCCATATCCTCGCCTACAAGTGTGATAAGCCCAGGAGGAGTGGCAACTACATCGCCACCAGCACAATTTGGAGGTGTCTCGATAGGTGTCATTATAGCTGTTATAGCTGTTATCCTTGTTGCGGTGCTCGCAGCCCTTCTCTTTAGGAGGAGGGGTGGGGCTTCTGGGACTAGCTAG
- a CDS encoding ABC transporter permease: MGLLGLARLIIWRTLQAILVIFFIIVLNFIIISTAPGDPVQFVAGDIAISSPDVVEYLRHRWGLDRPLYERLFIYLSNVLRGDLGYSYRYSEPVVDLILERLPVTLTLTVVSNLLAFSAGIVLGIYAARRMGRKADNLITTANMFLWSVPSFWLGIVLMMIFGVQLKLLPVSGLMDVRNPKEGFWLYLDIAYHSILPIATLTMITLPLYFKIVRDTVIQQASEDYVHTYRAIGFSEDEIYRRVIFRNSILPPITVFAIHMGFSVAGAALIENVFGWPGIGRLLLDSIRTRDYPVIMGIYLIVASSVVVANLITDLIYMRLDPRARIQKG; the protein is encoded by the coding sequence GTGGGGCTTCTGGGACTAGCTAGGCTAATTATCTGGAGAACCTTACAAGCTATCCTCGTGATCTTTTTTATTATTGTTTTGAATTTCATCATAATATCAACTGCACCAGGGGATCCTGTACAGTTCGTAGCTGGCGATATAGCTATCAGCTCCCCCGATGTTGTTGAATATCTAAGACATAGATGGGGGCTTGATAGACCTCTCTATGAGAGGCTATTCATATATCTATCTAACGTGTTAAGGGGGGATCTCGGATACTCATATCGATATTCTGAGCCCGTGGTTGACCTCATACTCGAGAGGCTACCTGTTACTCTCACACTCACAGTTGTCTCGAATCTCCTGGCTTTTTCGGCAGGTATAGTACTTGGGATCTATGCTGCTAGGAGGATGGGTAGGAAGGCTGATAATCTTATTACAACTGCTAACATGTTTCTTTGGTCGGTGCCTTCGTTCTGGCTTGGAATCGTGCTGATGATGATATTTGGTGTGCAGCTTAAATTACTTCCAGTCTCAGGTCTTATGGATGTGAGAAATCCCAAAGAGGGTTTCTGGCTATATCTCGATATAGCCTATCACTCGATCTTACCTATAGCAACTCTAACCATGATAACACTCCCACTCTACTTCAAAATTGTGAGGGATACTGTGATTCAGCAGGCATCTGAGGATTATGTTCACACATATAGAGCTATAGGGTTTAGCGAGGATGAAATCTATAGAAGGGTTATATTTAGAAACTCGATCCTACCGCCCATAACGGTCTTCGCGATACATATGGGCTTCTCTGTAGCTGGTGCTGCGCTCATAGAGAATGTCTTTGGTTGGCCAGGCATTGGAAGGCTTCTCCTCGACTCTATAAGGACAAGGGATTACCCAGTGATAATGGGTATCTACCTAATAGTTGCCTCATCGGTTGTTGTGGCTAACCTAATTACTGATTTA
- a CDS encoding M14 family zinc carboxypeptidase, whose amino-acid sequence MESYVDPIERALKSVPEYGGFKSYDELEASTEELVREHRDIVRIVDVGFTRCGRSIRAIVISGGSKRALLFGAPHPNEPVGTLMLDYLSQRLAEDEELRKILGFTFIIVKAIDIDGLKLNEGWLKGPFTINNYAKNYYRPAGNVQVEWSFPIRYKKYVFEKPTPETRALMSLIDSYAPDFIYSLHNSGFGGVYYYISREAPLLYPIYQLYPWSLGIPLSLGEPEVPWAVRLSKAIYKMIGLRDYYDFLESQGLDPLSIIKHGGSSYDYAVEKNPCVFELVTEVPYFYDPRVDDIGEEEISRREAILSGLKIREEIYRYISSVWSRVRDELASTDPCSEESKLAESIEYLAETGLKSIEAQRIWALRDPSLERRATVAEVFDNMYVSKFYSALGLGMLYRLVRKIYGIKPLLRPILEDVERRFEEILSQLEENREYRPIEIRNLVKVQLAAGLYTMLYIGKSAS is encoded by the coding sequence TTGGAGAGCTATGTAGATCCTATAGAGAGGGCTTTGAAAAGTGTTCCCGAGTATGGGGGATTTAAGAGCTATGATGAGTTAGAGGCATCGACTGAGGAGCTGGTTAGAGAGCACAGAGATATTGTGAGGATCGTTGATGTGGGGTTTACCAGGTGTGGAAGGAGTATAAGGGCTATAGTAATTAGTGGGGGCTCTAAGAGAGCCCTGCTTTTCGGAGCTCCACACCCTAACGAACCTGTTGGAACTCTCATGCTTGACTACCTCTCCCAGAGGTTGGCTGAGGATGAGGAGCTTAGAAAGATCCTTGGCTTTACCTTTATAATAGTCAAGGCCATCGATATAGATGGTCTCAAGCTTAATGAGGGCTGGTTAAAAGGGCCCTTTACTATAAATAACTATGCGAAGAACTACTATAGGCCTGCTGGTAATGTTCAGGTTGAGTGGAGTTTCCCAATAAGGTATAAAAAATATGTCTTTGAAAAACCAACTCCTGAGACAAGGGCTCTCATGTCTCTTATAGATAGCTATGCACCAGATTTTATCTATAGCCTCCACAACTCAGGCTTTGGCGGTGTCTATTACTACATATCTAGGGAGGCCCCGCTTCTCTATCCGATCTACCAGCTATATCCCTGGAGCCTTGGAATACCTCTAAGCCTGGGGGAGCCTGAGGTTCCATGGGCTGTGAGACTTTCTAAGGCGATCTATAAGATGATTGGGTTAAGGGATTACTATGACTTTCTCGAATCACAGGGCCTAGATCCACTTTCTATTATAAAGCACGGGGGCAGTAGCTATGACTATGCTGTTGAGAAGAATCCCTGTGTATTTGAGCTAGTAACGGAGGTTCCATATTTCTATGATCCCAGAGTAGATGATATAGGGGAGGAAGAGATCTCTAGGAGGGAAGCTATTCTTAGCGGTCTTAAAATTAGAGAGGAGATTTATCGATATATAAGCTCGGTCTGGAGTAGGGTGAGGGATGAGCTGGCCTCAACGGATCCTTGCTCGGAAGAGTCTAAACTAGCTGAGTCTATAGAGTACCTCGCTGAAACAGGGCTTAAATCTATAGAGGCTCAGAGAATATGGGCCCTCAGAGATCCTAGTCTAGAGAGGAGGGCAACTGTTGCCGAGGTCTTTGATAATATGTATGTTTCTAAGTTCTACTCAGCATTAGGTCTCGGCATGCTCTACAGGCTGGTAAGGAAAATCTATGGGATAAAGCCTCTGCTGAGACCTATTCTAGAGGATGTTGAGAGAAGATTTGAAGAGATACTATCACAGCTTGAAGAGAATAGAGAGTATAGACCTATAGAGATAAGGAATTTGGTAAAGGTTCAGCTAGCGGCGGGACTCTATACGATGCTCTATATAGGTAAAAGCGCTTCTTAG
- a CDS encoding MFS transporter encodes MRFTRRAILSGGIGNVMEWYDFAVYGYLATTISKLFFPSEDPLASLTNTFLVFAVGFAARPVGAIVIGHYGDRAGRRNALILTVLLMALGTILLGLMPPYSAIGLWAPIGVAIARLIQGFSAGGEWGGSTSFMVEYAGERRRGYIGSWQQVTVASGLLLGSIAGTIVSLLPQDLVLSWGWRLPFIIGGVAVGLIGFYLRLGVPETPKFVEVEKTGQKSLSPLADAMSNNYKEILLALGFTIMWTVTYYTFLTYMPSYASAVLKISSFQAFLSTTISLTAFIILIPLFGYLSDIYGRKPFLIASSIGFLVLTYPLLYISGFGFQYLLLAQLLIALMLAMFSGPGPAAIAEIFPTRVRYSGLSIGYNIAVAGFGGTAPYIASLLIGITNNRLTPSFYVVGAALATLITLLYIRETYREPLR; translated from the coding sequence ATGAGGTTTACGCGAAGAGCTATACTAAGTGGAGGTATAGGGAATGTAATGGAGTGGTATGATTTCGCTGTATATGGGTACCTAGCTACTACAATCTCAAAGCTATTTTTCCCATCTGAGGATCCTCTGGCTTCTCTGACAAACACTTTCCTAGTCTTCGCGGTAGGCTTTGCAGCTCGCCCCGTAGGTGCTATTGTGATAGGGCATTATGGGGATAGAGCTGGCAGGAGGAACGCCTTGATATTGACAGTCTTGCTCATGGCCCTCGGAACTATACTCCTGGGTTTAATGCCTCCCTACTCGGCTATCGGTTTATGGGCCCCCATAGGCGTGGCAATAGCTAGGCTAATCCAGGGCTTCTCAGCAGGCGGGGAGTGGGGAGGTTCAACGTCCTTCATGGTTGAATATGCTGGGGAAAGACGCAGGGGTTATATAGGGAGTTGGCAGCAAGTCACTGTGGCATCAGGGCTGCTCCTAGGATCCATAGCCGGAACTATTGTAAGTCTCCTTCCACAGGATCTAGTGTTATCCTGGGGTTGGAGGCTCCCCTTCATCATAGGCGGAGTGGCTGTCGGCTTAATAGGGTTCTATCTAAGGCTAGGTGTTCCAGAGACACCCAAGTTTGTAGAAGTCGAGAAGACGGGTCAGAAGAGCCTTTCACCTTTAGCTGACGCGATGAGTAATAATTATAAAGAGATACTGCTAGCTCTTGGCTTTACAATTATGTGGACGGTCACCTATTATACATTCCTAACATATATGCCGAGCTATGCTTCAGCTGTGCTTAAAATCAGCTCCTTCCAAGCTTTCTTATCCACTACTATAAGTTTGACAGCCTTTATAATATTGATCCCGTTATTTGGATATCTCTCAGATATATATGGAAGAAAGCCATTTCTAATAGCATCTTCAATAGGATTTCTAGTCTTAACATATCCTCTTTTATATATAAGCGGTTTCGGCTTTCAATATCTTCTGCTCGCACAGCTACTCATAGCCCTGATGCTTGCTATGTTCTCAGGTCCTGGACCGGCTGCTATTGCTGAGATCTTCCCTACAAGAGTGAGGTATAGTGGTCTATCAATAGGCTATAATATAGCTGTAGCTGGGTTTGGAGGTACAGCACCATATATAGCATCTCTCCTAATAGGCATCACTAATAACAGGTTAACTCCAAGCTTTTATGTAGTAGGAGCAGCATTAGCTACCTTGATAACCCTTCTCTATATAAGAGAGACGTATAGAGAACCTCTTAGGTGA